The stretch of DNA TTCTTCGAGGACAACGAGTGGGTCGCCGAGACGCGGCTGATGAGCTTCGCCGGGGTGTACAACTTCGGCGTCATCGGCTTCTTCGGCCTGACCGCCACATACCTGGACTATGGCGACATGATACGTACGACCCAGGAAGACCAGGATGGTTCCCTGGGAACCTTCACGGCTTCCGACCTGGCGGTGGGTGTGGCCTACGCCCGCAGGTTCACCGACCGATTCAGCGTCGGCCTGCGCGGTCAGTACATCATGCAGACCATAGACACCTACGACGCGATGGGCTGGGGCATAGACATCGGCACCCTGTACGACACCGGCTTCAAGAGCCTGCGCATCGGGATGGCGATCCAGCACTTCGGCGGGGACATGCGCTTCGACGGTACCTACGGCGAGCTGGAGCGTGACGGGAGTGGGTACATCATGACGGATTTCAACGACTTCTCGCTGCCCATGACCTTCCGACTGGGCCTGGCCTACGATCTGTTGGAGGGCGAGGACCACTTCATCACCCTTGGTCTGGACGCCATCCATCCCAACGATGCCGAGGAGCGCGTCAACGTGGGCCTCGAGTATCGGATGTTCAACGTGGTGGCCCTTCGTGTCGGGTATCGGCTCAACTACGACTTCTTCGCCGGCACGGAGGACGACAGCCTGGTCCCGGGTCTCACCGCCGGAGTCGGCTTCAAGGTCGGCCTCGGCCGGACCTCCGACATACACGTGGACGCCGCCTACGCTGATCTGGGACGCCTCGGCTACTCGCTGCGCTTCGCCCTCGGGTTCTCCTTCTAAGAAGAGAGGACGTACGAAAAAACAAGGCGGGGGGCCGGACGCGCCCCCCGTTCAGCAAGAACCCGCCCCGGCCGAGGGTGATGATTCCTCGGGATACCTTCAGGGTTTCTACGAAACACGGGTCGCGGAGCTCCGGCGACGGTCCCGAGCGCACCCGGAAATCCAGAACAGACGAGAGGGCGCGGGGAAATTGTTGAACCGACGGGCTTTTTACCCTGATTTAGGGCCCCGGTTCTTCATCTGACAGGTACCCGGATACGGGGATCTTCGAGCTTGAGTGAGGCAAGGCCTACAAGCGAAACGAGGCAGTTACCCGGGCGCGGATCGGCGAGAAGAAGTAGAGCTTTGCCGATCCCGACACCGGAAGTTGCAGCCCCCCAGCCGGAAACGGTGGTCGTGTGATGGAAAAGAAAATAACATTCCTACTCGTGTTATTCCTCCTTCTGGCCCCGGCCGCAGCCGACTTCGGACCGTCGGACTCCGAGGGCGGCATTCTGTTCACCACCGACAGCCGCCAGTTCTTCGGCACACGGGGAACCCTCCTGGAGATCTACTACCAGGTGCCCAACACCTCGTTGAAATTCACCCCCACAACCGAGGGAACCTGGTGGGCCACCTACATCACCATGCTGGAGATTCTCAATCCCGACGGGGAGGTAATCTACCGGAAAACCGCCACCAACGACGTCGAGGTGACCCTCGAGGAACAGACACGGCAGGAATCGTTCTACTCGCTCAATACGTTTCGGGTGGAAATCGAACCCGATCTTTACGAGGCCCGGCTGATCATCGGCGACCCAAACTCGAAGCTCGAGGGTACGGCGTTGCTGCCCCTTGAGGTAAATCTCAGGCCGGTGCCCGGCATCAGCGACATCCAGCTCGCCTCCCGGGCCCGGGCGCTCAACGCGGAGGATTTCGATCCCGAGGGGAATTTCAAGGGGAAGGCCGAGCTGGTCAAAGACGACTACTTCGTCGCCCCCCTGGCCAGCCGGCGGCAGGTGTCGCCCGACGACAACCTCCTCTACTTCTTCCTGGAGCTCCTCACCGACCCCGGTGAGCACACGTTCGCCTACGAGATATACGACGAACCGGGCAGGCTCGTGGACTCCGGGGAAACCGATTTCACGGGAGGCGGGATCGCGGGCACGGTCTTCTCGGTGAACGCGGGGGACTGGACCCGGGGCAAATACACCGTCCGGGGCCGGCTGACGAACGACACCTCCGGGGAGGTCGTGGCTGAGAGGGAATCCTTCTTCTGGATCGGCTCGGTGACTCCCGAGACGGTGACGGAGGTGGCCCGCGTCTCCGACGTCCCGATGACCGACCGCGAGTTCGAGCAGATACTTCACGAAATCGGCTTCATCGCCGCCGAGGACGAGATAATTCAGCTCAAAGCCGCGCCGCCCGAGGGGCGCTGGACCGTGGTGGACCATTTCTGGGCCGTGAGGGATCCCGACCCGACGACGCCGGAGAACGAGTTCAAAATCGAGTACTACCGCCGCCTGTCCTACGTGCGCGAGCACTTCGCCACCGGCTACACCGACGGACTGGACACCGACCAGGGCCGCCTCTACGTCAGGTACGGCCCTCCCGACGAAATCGTCGAGAACCCCCTCGGCGCGGGCATCGCCGGCACGGAGCACCTGGGGGGCGAGGCCCCGGAACTCGAGGGGAGCTTCAGCGGCGACGGCCGCCAGGGAACGGCGGTTGCCGCCAGCGGCAACCAGGGCCAGACCGATTCCAGCGTGGGTGAGTTCATGGGCGTCATCGTGAACCTGGAAAAACCTCATCTTTTATGGATTTATTACTCTTCCAGCTCGGATTCAGGCATCCGGAAGTTCCTCTTCGAGGACCGGACGGGTTTCGCGAACTACGAGATCGTATGGTCGACCGAGAGGGGCGAGTACTAGACCCTTCTCCAATCTAT from bacterium encodes:
- a CDS encoding PorV/PorQ family protein, whose product is MKAKTLALLLVLMLVFSAVAQEKTGTAGAQFLKIGIGPRMMGMGGACVATGPADASIAFWNPAALTRIPGGDVFFEDNEWVAETRLMSFAGVYNFGVIGFFGLTATYLDYGDMIRTTQEDQDGSLGTFTASDLAVGVAYARRFTDRFSVGLRGQYIMQTIDTYDAMGWGIDIGTLYDTGFKSLRIGMAIQHFGGDMRFDGTYGELERDGSGYIMTDFNDFSLPMTFRLGLAYDLLEGEDHFITLGLDAIHPNDAEERVNVGLEYRMFNVVALRVGYRLNYDFFAGTEDDSLVPGLTAGVGFKVGLGRTSDIHVDAAYADLGRLGYSLRFALGFSF
- a CDS encoding GWxTD domain-containing protein; this translates as MEKKITFLLVLFLLLAPAAADFGPSDSEGGILFTTDSRQFFGTRGTLLEIYYQVPNTSLKFTPTTEGTWWATYITMLEILNPDGEVIYRKTATNDVEVTLEEQTRQESFYSLNTFRVEIEPDLYEARLIIGDPNSKLEGTALLPLEVNLRPVPGISDIQLASRARALNAEDFDPEGNFKGKAELVKDDYFVAPLASRRQVSPDDNLLYFFLELLTDPGEHTFAYEIYDEPGRLVDSGETDFTGGGIAGTVFSVNAGDWTRGKYTVRGRLTNDTSGEVVAERESFFWIGSVTPETVTEVARVSDVPMTDREFEQILHEIGFIAAEDEIIQLKAAPPEGRWTVVDHFWAVRDPDPTTPENEFKIEYYRRLSYVREHFATGYTDGLDTDQGRLYVRYGPPDEIVENPLGAGIAGTEHLGGEAPELEGSFSGDGRQGTAVAASGNQGQTDSSVGEFMGVIVNLEKPHLLWIYYSSSSDSGIRKFLFEDRTGFANYEIVWSTERGEY